The Cydia splendana chromosome 8, ilCydSple1.2, whole genome shotgun sequence genome contains a region encoding:
- the LOC134792693 gene encoding TRPL translocation defect protein 14 isoform X6, translating to MIQIENTFFELGRTCQRNCLIICDRGAMDASAFISKEKWEAMLNANSWNSVELRDNRYNHIVHMVSAANGAEDFYSTEDHACRSEGVELARELDYNAAAAWIGHPYFDVIDNSTDFDKKMNRLIACVCQKIGIETGDRLNVNSKKRKFLVKGPLPPDSEFPAFQDFDVVHNYLQSDVRKAQVRLRKRGQKGHWSYIHTLRKFHPSNGQSVEVRTQLTHRDYLNMLPQRDDAHFTIFKKRRCFIFNNQYYQLDIYRQPTHPRCRGLVLLETYSAAYDQDSLLATLPKFLTIEREVTGDPAFSMYNLSLKEDWKTSKRYYAGQKDAGTECHGQAKWSLNGHADKHNGHACKVNGHGEKLNGHAKVNGCGENVNGHHENGVNGRHDTLDGHSMDLPSPKIPKKVAVKI from the exons ATGATTCAGATCGAGAACACATTCTTCGAGCTGGGCAGGACGTGTCAGAGGAATTGTCTGATCATCTGCGATAGGGGAGCTATGGACGCGAGTGCAT TTATATCTAAGGAGAAGTGGGAGGCGATGCTGAACGCCAACAGCTGGAACAGCGTGGAGCTGCGAGACAACCGGTACAACCACATCGTGCACATGGTCTCCGCTGCCAACGGGGCCGAAGACTTCTACTCCACTGAG gacCACGCGTGCCGGTCGGAGGGTGTGGAGCTGGCGCGCGAGCTGGACTACAACGCGGCCGCCGCCTGGATCGGCCACCCCTACTTCGACGTCATCGACAACTCCACAGACTTCGACAAGAAGATGAACCGACTCATCGCCTGCGTCTGCCAAAAGATCGGCATCGAGACCGGGGACCGGCTCAACGTCAACTCCAAGAAACGCAAGTTCCTCGTCAAGGGACCCCTCCCGCCGGACTCCGAGTTCCCCGCCTTCCAAGATTTCGACGTGGTGCATAACTACTTGCAGAGCGATGTCCGCAAAGCCCAAGTCAGGCTTCGCAAGCGTGGACAGAAAGGCCACTGGTCGTATATTCACACGCTTCGGAAATTCCATCCCAGTAACGGTCAGTCCGTGGAGGTGCGGACGCAGCTCACGCACAGGGATTACCTGAACATGTTGCCGCAGCGCGACGACGCCCACTTCACTATCTTCAAGAAACGCCGGTGTTTCATCTTCAACAATCAGTACTACCAGCTGGACATCTACAGGCAGCCCACTCATCCGAG GTGCCGAGGCCTAGTCCTTTTGGAGACGTACAGCGCGGCGTACGACCAGGACTCGCTGCTGGCGACGCTGCCGAAGTTCCTCACGATCGAGCGCGAGGTGACCGGCGACCCCGCCTTCTCCATGTACAATCTCTCGCTGAAGGAAGACTGGAAGACCTCGAAAAGGTACTATGCGGGTCAAAAAGATGCGGGCACTGAGTGCCATG GGCAGGCTAAGTGGTCGTTGAATGGTCACGCTGACAAACACAATGGGCATGCGTGTAAAGTCAATGGGCATGGTGAAAAGTTGAACGGACATGCGAAAGTCAACGGGTGTGGCGAGAATGTGAACGGCCACCACGAGAACGGCGTCAACGGCCGCCATGACACCCTCGACGGCCACTCCATGGATCTCCCGTCACCAAAGATTCCTAAAAAGGTCGCTGTTAAGATTTAA
- the LOC134792722 gene encoding uncharacterized protein LOC134792722, with product MNALLDYGTSSSGSSDEDNEESPDEKPTEDASKPKLPKPALGESSLQTSVFSNPFVEAELAKAAILEKHVKMVPGKANTQMINGKKICWNYRKGRCRFGHNCKYAHDSDIQKTAEELQAEKQKLKTVVCEGSGTMSSVPPPQVVLDNEEDTWEGEADRRKLKRPGLSQGLVPGKKVIKMYKEQKIRDSIKKS from the exons ATGAACGCTTTATTAGATTATGGTACGTCATCGTCGGGGAGTTCTGATGAGGATAACGAAGAATCTCCAGACGAAAA ACCTACTGAGGATGCTTCCAAACCAAAGTTACCAAAACCAGCGCTTGGAGAGAGCTCGCTACAAACCTCGGTCTTCTCGAACCCATTCGTCGAAGCTGAATTGGCCAAGGCAGCGATATTGGAGAAACACGTCAAAATG GTTCCAGGTAAAGCCAACACACAGATGATCAACGGCAAGAAGATATGCTGGAACTACCGGAAAGGGAGGTGTCGGTTTGGACACAACTGCAAATATGCACATGATTCTGATATTCAGAAAACTGCTGAGGAGCTGCAAGCAGAGAAACAG AAATTGAAAACAGTTGTCTGTGAAGGTTCAGGAACAATGAGCTCTGTTCCACCACCACAAGTGGTTTTGGATAATGAGGAAGATACTTGGGAGGGTGAAGCAGACAGGAGAAAGCTGAAGAGACCTGGTCTCAGCCAGGGTTTAGTGCCAGGGAAGAAAGTCATAAAAATGTACAAAGAGCAAAAAATTCGGGATAGCATTAAAAAATCTTGA